A genomic window from bacterium includes:
- a CDS encoding thrombospondin type 3 repeat-containing protein, whose amino-acid sequence MRSARGWLWLSVVTVSLLAAGAAPMVAEESPDGVNAQSRVDVTRYLRPDGTLDFAALSASGASGTVDLAGLAAGIDPETGNPVFSRNGIETAPEDTWWSAQNFFSGLNGEVTAMAIYGGELIATGEFTTADSVTVNHIARWNGVVWRALGSGLDGAGRSLVVYGGLLVVGGQFTLAGGAAANNVAAWNGASWSALGAGTNAAVRTLTVYAGNLIAGGYFGFAGGASVGFIAQWNGSAWSSLGSGVNNSVECVTTYGADLVAVGYFDQAGGSPAMKVARWDGAAWHALGSGLNSEAFTALQYGTDLIVGGGFTNAGGVGANRIARWDGSGWSALGDGLNGIARALTIYNGDLIVGGAFATAGTVSASNIAAWDGATWSALGAGTSNLVEALAVYGADLCAGGTFFTAGATMAQFAATWDGATWSLLGASGSGANNQINALVVYDSKLIATGAFTRIGMIAASRIAAWDGSGWSALGSGLNNNGLSLAVFDDKLIVGGDFTIAGGIAASRVAAWDGASWSTLGGGVNGPANALCSFDGDLYVGGAFTQAGGFPANNVARWDRTAWSPLAGGLASTVNALAAFDGQLYAGGIFTNAGTMLADAGSATLNRVARWDGTSWNPLGGGVNGPVFALMEFDGELVVGGNISAANGTIPVGRIAAWNGTAWHALGTGFEARVLAVGVYGLKLIATGQFTSADGLPAFRIAQWDGLSWSRLGSGLGAEGRALARHGSSLYVGGQFLNAGDKPALRLGTWTPDSDGDGLVDPLDNCPDHANIAQTDSDVDGMGDPCDPCPNDPGNDADGDGVCDDVDNCLGRANASQVNADGDALGDDCDNCPGATNPGQEDADGDLVGDACDNCPMRVNAAQEDADVDGIGDLCDNCPDDANVLQTDGDADGVGDACDNCPADYNPDQGDFDGDGIGDLCDAPSQNEVAVESKSVLVGQTGVHVGVSITNDLYVSAMVLPLEIRSITPGAYIAGTFTFGMTANGRVIASDLAGNVVRRYFPSPAAANSCSGPASHTWQTSAAAVDFVSPDAVLWAAYGQDIDNPCLSAGTDGVPSLGGIPSFEFVFNVTSTPGQFEIDTCCVTPENHLSFVYPPGGSTGCTGEGALLAVPDFVKGTITIGIQDVDGDGVHDPVDNCPSLANPSQVNSDGDALGDACDNCPLVTNPNQLDSDGDLRGDLCDNCVNTPNPNQSDGDGDGIGDACDDCPAGGTGDADGDGRVDACDNCPNIANPQQEDLDSDGVGNVCDNCPDVANGNQADADGDGRGDVCDNCPITANASQSDVDNDGTGDPCDVCPNDPLDDEDGDGACGDVDNCPGLVNPSQADSDNDGAGDDCDNCPMAPNVGQSDVDADNIGDPCDNCPSDFNPLQEDADHDGIGDLCECSCDCAHDPSCDGVISNVVDIVLCVNVAFRAGAEIGDPNQNCPWYRTDVNCDSVTSVIDVVKTVNVAFRAANPATEYCVPCP is encoded by the coding sequence GTTGGTTGTGGCTGTCGGTGGTCACCGTGTCGCTCCTTGCCGCCGGCGCCGCGCCGATGGTTGCCGAGGAGTCTCCGGATGGCGTGAATGCGCAGTCGCGCGTCGATGTGACTCGCTACCTGCGCCCGGATGGGACGCTCGATTTCGCGGCCCTGTCCGCTTCCGGTGCAAGTGGAACGGTCGATCTGGCCGGACTGGCCGCGGGGATCGACCCGGAAACCGGCAATCCGGTCTTCTCCCGCAACGGCATCGAAACCGCCCCCGAAGACACCTGGTGGTCCGCACAGAACTTCTTTAGCGGCCTCAATGGCGAAGTCACCGCCATGGCAATCTATGGCGGCGAGCTGATCGCCACCGGCGAATTCACCACCGCCGACAGCGTCACCGTCAACCACATTGCCCGCTGGAACGGCGTCGTCTGGCGCGCGCTCGGCAGCGGGCTGGATGGCGCTGGTCGTTCCCTGGTCGTCTACGGCGGCCTGTTGGTCGTCGGCGGCCAGTTCACGCTGGCCGGCGGTGCCGCTGCCAACAACGTCGCCGCCTGGAATGGTGCCTCCTGGTCCGCGCTCGGCGCCGGCACCAACGCCGCCGTGCGCACACTCACCGTCTATGCCGGCAATCTCATCGCCGGCGGCTACTTTGGCTTCGCCGGCGGCGCGTCGGTCGGGTTCATCGCCCAATGGAACGGTTCCGCGTGGAGCAGTCTCGGTTCCGGCGTCAATAATTCCGTCGAGTGCGTCACCACGTACGGCGCCGATCTGGTCGCGGTCGGCTACTTCGATCAGGCGGGCGGTTCGCCGGCCATGAAAGTGGCGCGCTGGGATGGCGCCGCCTGGCACGCGCTCGGATCGGGACTCAATTCCGAAGCCTTCACTGCGCTTCAGTACGGCACCGACCTGATTGTCGGCGGCGGGTTCACCAACGCCGGCGGCGTCGGCGCCAACCGCATCGCTCGCTGGGATGGTTCCGGCTGGTCGGCTCTCGGCGACGGTCTCAACGGCATTGCCCGCGCTCTGACCATCTACAACGGCGACCTGATCGTCGGCGGCGCATTTGCAACCGCCGGCACCGTCTCGGCCTCGAACATCGCCGCCTGGGATGGCGCAACCTGGTCCGCCCTCGGCGCCGGCACATCGAACCTTGTTGAAGCCCTTGCCGTCTATGGCGCCGACCTCTGCGCCGGCGGCACATTCTTCACTGCCGGCGCTACGATGGCCCAGTTTGCCGCCACGTGGGATGGCGCGACGTGGTCACTCTTGGGCGCCTCCGGCAGCGGCGCCAACAATCAGATCAACGCACTGGTTGTCTACGACTCCAAGTTGATCGCGACCGGCGCCTTCACGCGCATCGGCATGATCGCCGCCTCACGGATCGCCGCCTGGGACGGCTCCGGATGGAGCGCCCTCGGCTCCGGGCTGAACAACAATGGTCTCAGTCTGGCCGTCTTTGATGACAAACTCATCGTCGGCGGCGACTTCACCATCGCCGGCGGCATCGCCGCTTCGCGCGTGGCCGCCTGGGATGGCGCCTCATGGTCGACCCTCGGTGGCGGCGTCAACGGTCCAGCCAACGCGCTATGCTCCTTCGACGGCGACCTCTATGTCGGCGGCGCCTTCACACAGGCCGGCGGCTTTCCGGCCAACAACGTTGCCCGCTGGGACCGGACCGCGTGGTCTCCGCTCGCCGGCGGCCTCGCCAGCACGGTCAACGCGCTGGCGGCCTTCGATGGCCAACTCTACGCCGGCGGCATCTTTACCAACGCCGGCACCATGCTGGCCGATGCCGGCTCAGCCACTCTGAATCGCGTCGCCCGCTGGGACGGTACCTCGTGGAATCCGCTCGGTGGCGGCGTCAACGGCCCCGTGTTCGCCCTGATGGAGTTTGACGGCGAGCTGGTTGTCGGCGGCAACATCAGCGCCGCCAATGGCACGATTCCCGTTGGACGTATCGCCGCCTGGAACGGCACGGCCTGGCACGCGCTCGGCACCGGTTTTGAAGCGCGAGTCCTTGCGGTCGGCGTCTATGGACTCAAACTGATTGCCACCGGGCAATTCACCTCCGCCGATGGTCTCCCGGCGTTCCGCATTGCGCAGTGGGACGGCCTCTCCTGGTCCCGTCTCGGCTCCGGGCTCGGCGCCGAAGGCCGCGCGCTGGCTCGCCATGGCAGCAGTCTGTATGTCGGCGGACAATTCCTCAATGCCGGCGACAAGCCCGCGCTGCGTCTCGGCACGTGGACTCCCGACAGCGACGGCGACGGCCTCGTTGATCCCCTCGACAACTGCCCCGACCACGCCAACATCGCCCAGACCGACTCCGACGTCGACGGAATGGGCGACCCCTGCGATCCCTGTCCGAACGATCCGGGCAACGACGCCGACGGCGACGGCGTTTGCGACGACGTCGACAACTGTCTCGGCCGAGCCAATGCGTCGCAGGTTAATGCCGACGGCGACGCTTTGGGTGACGATTGCGACAACTGCCCCGGCGCAACCAATCCCGGGCAGGAGGACGCCGACGGCGATCTGGTCGGCGACGCGTGCGACAACTGCCCGATGCGCGTCAACGCCGCGCAGGAAGACGCCGACGTCGACGGCATCGGCGATCTCTGCGACAACTGCCCCGACGACGCCAACGTGTTGCAGACCGATGGCGACGCCGACGGCGTGGGTGACGCCTGCGATAATTGCCCGGCCGATTACAACCCCGATCAGGGCGACTTCGACGGCGATGGAATCGGCGATCTCTGCGATGCCCCGTCACAGAATGAAGTCGCCGTGGAGTCCAAATCCGTGCTGGTCGGCCAGACCGGTGTCCACGTCGGCGTGTCGATCACCAACGACCTCTATGTCAGCGCCATGGTCCTCCCGCTGGAGATCCGCTCAATCACCCCGGGCGCCTATATCGCCGGCACGTTCACCTTCGGGATGACCGCCAACGGGCGTGTGATTGCCAGCGATCTGGCCGGCAACGTCGTGCGCCGCTACTTCCCGTCGCCGGCCGCCGCCAATTCCTGCAGCGGCCCGGCCTCACACACCTGGCAGACCAGCGCCGCGGCGGTCGACTTCGTCTCGCCCGACGCCGTGCTCTGGGCCGCCTATGGCCAGGACATCGACAACCCCTGCCTGAGCGCCGGCACCGATGGTGTCCCGTCGCTGGGCGGCATCCCATCCTTCGAGTTTGTCTTCAATGTCACCTCCACACCCGGTCAGTTCGAGATCGACACCTGCTGCGTCACCCCGGAAAACCACCTATCCTTCGTCTATCCGCCCGGGGGATCAACCGGCTGCACCGGCGAGGGCGCGCTTCTGGCCGTGCCCGACTTTGTCAAAGGAACAATCACTATCGGCATCCAGGATGTGGACGGCGACGGCGTCCACGACCCGGTCGACAACTGCCCCTCGCTCGCCAACCCGTCGCAAGTCAACTCCGATGGCGACGCTCTCGGCGACGCCTGCGACAACTGCCCGCTCGTTACCAATCCGAATCAACTGGACAGCGACGGCGATCTGCGCGGCGACCTTTGCGACAACTGTGTGAATACGCCCAATCCCAATCAGTCCGACGGCGATGGTGACGGCATCGGCGATGCCTGTGACGATTGTCCCGCCGGCGGAACCGGCGACGCCGATGGCGATGGGCGCGTCGACGCCTGCGACAACTGCCCGAACATCGCCAATCCCCAGCAGGAGGATCTCGACTCAGACGGCGTTGGAAATGTCTGCGATAACTGTCCCGATGTTGCCAACGGCAATCAGGCCGACGCCGACGGCGACGGCCGCGGCGATGTCTGTGACAACTGCCCGATCACCGCCAACGCGTCCCAATCCGACGTCGACAACGACGGCACCGGCGATCCCTGCGATGTCTGTCCCAACGATCCGCTGGACGACGAGGACGGCGACGGCGCCTGCGGCGATGTCGACAACTGCCCCGGGCTGGTCAATCCGAGCCAGGCCGATTCCGACAACGACGGCGCCGGCGATGATTGCGACAATTGTCCGATGGCGCCCAATGTCGGCCAGTCCGACGTCGACGCCGACAACATCGGCGATCCCTGCGACAATTGTCCGTCGGACTTTAACCCGTTGCAGGAAGACGCCGACCACGACGGCATCGGCGACCTGTGCGAGTGCTCCTGCGACTGCGCCCATGACCCCTCCTGCGACGGCGTCATCAGCAACGTGGTCGACATCGTGCTGTGCGTCAACGTGGCCTTCCGCGCCGGCGCCGAGATCGGCGATCCCAACCAGAATTGCCCGTGGTATCGCACCGACGTCAATTGCGACAGTGTGACCAGCGTCATCGATGTCGTCAAAACTGTGAACGTGGCCTTCCGCGCCGCCAATCCGGCAACCGAATACTGCGTGCCCTGTCCGTGA